The following proteins are encoded in a genomic region of Sesamum indicum cultivar Zhongzhi No. 13 linkage group LG8, S_indicum_v1.0, whole genome shotgun sequence:
- the LOC105168859 gene encoding DNA annealing helicase and endonuclease ZRANB3 isoform X2 gives MENEEEEITEEQRRRAAANRAAALAKRKAILSVHKETAHQRNQSWKLFRCRKLSPQAASKIPVPKRPFIVDSAGPNQKPERFRARLEICSPDSFSVTPAAVDGFVYPGEDICFHKLRDCLANVVLSHYTQNTGGGKACVYRLYDYHSVLRSLKNCRDIECEEIPWGTFNVIERLSHSFVAGKWIPCRPEHLPDEKVDELISELPKTLVNALLPFQLDGVRFGLRRGGRCLIADEMGLGKTLQAIAIAGCFTKEGSILVVCPAILRHSWAEELERWFPFCLPSDIHLVFGHQDNPVRLDKRPKVVVVSYTMLRRLQSSMLEQEWVTLIIDESHHLHCNKKSSEKDELKVVLDVAAKVKHLILLSGTPSLSRPYDIFHQVNMLWPGLLGQTKYEFAKTYCSVKFVRGCQGKVFQDFSRGIRLEELNILLKQSIMVRRLKEHVLLQLPPKRRQIIKLVLRRSDINFAMVTLGLQNVDASEDSDTEDASVHISEEDQESDMNTKLSKKLSALGIAKLPGFFEWLSIHPIMAEVDGEETREDSSGSHKMIVFAYHHKVLDGVQAFLCEKGIQFVRIDCTITGIDRQSAIQIFQSSKEVKIALIGIRAGGAGLNLTSADNVVFLELPMRPGDIQQAEDRAHRHGQKRPVNIYIFCAKDTSDELQWQQLNRSLLRVSSTVNGKHDAIQEIKVEGVSYLETTRTASEKSKKVITIQNSCINHGSRLLRVSSETHVEANKGGQRNESKTTVNGDGSANNVEYGVKSSILSTLRFEVSQHTGRIHLYSCTPGTDSRPRPLFENLRQEDVECRALAEGTDKTCTKSIADNPLYREALMAFINEWKKLRPIEKRKLTNKPLQLPLSCELCYLNESLNHDDGGLLRGGGSRRRKTPTAEISHPLPSNAAWRKVTLYGGHGRKEKLYLQGWSDMDDPLCKLCQTPCKGNNAKVPQFFEDLFCSLDCFEEYRSRTSNRYLREGLFQVERGLCTNCQLDCHQLVNRLRPLSVEMRRAYIMKVAPNIAKRDKLLEKLVHDPAEGNAWHADHIIPVYKGGG, from the exons ATGGAaaacgaagaagaagaaatcacGGAGGAGCAAAGAAGAAGGGCCGCAGCAAACAGGGCGGCAGCCCTAGCCAAGCGCAAGGCAATCCTGTCAGTCCACAAAGAAACCGCTCATCAGAGAAACCAGTCATGGAAACTCTTCAGATGCCGGAAACTTTCTCCCCAGGCCGCCTCCAAAATCCCTGTTCCCAAAAGGCCCTTTATTGTCGATTCAGCTGGGCCGAACCAAAAGCCCGAGAGGTTCCGTGCGCGGCTGGAAATATGCTCGCCCGATTCGTTTTCCGTTACTCCTGCTGCAGTTGATGGTTTTGTGTATCCTGGTGAAGATATTTGCTTCCATAAACTCAGAGATTGTCTGGCCAAT GTTGTTTTGTCACACTACACCCAGAATACTGGTGGTGGAAAGGCATGCGTTTACAGACTCTATGACTATCACTCAGTCCTGAGGTCTTTAAAGAATTGTAGAGACATTGAATGTGAAGAGATACCTTGGGGAACCTTTAATGTCATTGAGAGGCTTTCACATTCATTCGTTGCTGGAAAATGGATACCTTGCAGGCCTGAGCACCTACCTGATGAGAAAGTAGATGAGTTAATTTCTGAGCTCCCGAAAACTTTGGTAAATGCTCTGCTGCCTTTTCAACTTGATGGTGTACGTTTTGGACTGAGGAGGGGTGGTCGGTGCCTCATTGCAGATGAAATGGGACTTGGAAAGACCCTCCAA GCTATTGCAATTGCAGGCTGTTTCACGAAGGAAGGTTCCATACTTGTTGTCTGCCCAGCTATTTTACGACATTCATGGGCAGAAGAATTGGAGCGCTGGTTTCCTTTCTGTTTGCCTTCTGATATTCACCTAG TTTTTGGTCATCAGGACAATCCTGTACGTCTCGATAAGCGTCCAAAAGTTGTAGTGGTATCGTACACTATGCTTCGTCGTTTGCAGAGTAGCATGTTGGAGCAAGAATGGGTCACCTTGATAATAGATGAATCACATCATCTACACTGTAACAAAAAATCTTCAGAAAAAGATGAG CTAAAAGTTGTACTTGATGTGGCTGCAAAGGTCAAGCATCTGATTCTACTGTCAGGAACTCCCTCTTTGTCAAG ACCTTATGACATTTTTCATCAGGTAAACATGTTATG GCCGGGTTTGCTTGGGCAGACCAAGTATGAATTTGCAAAAACTTACTGCTCTGTCAAATTTGTCAGGGGTTGTCAAGGAAAAGTTTTTCAG GATTTCTCGAGGGGGATACGTCTGGaggaattaaatattttactgaAGCAAAGTATTATG GTAAGACGCCTAAAGGAGCATGTTTTGTTGCAATTACCACCCAAACGTCGGCAAATAATAAAGTTAGTTTTGAGGAGATCAGATATTAATTTTGCAATGGTAACTCTGGGGCTGCAAAATGTTGATGCTTCTGAAGACAGTGATACTGAAGATGCATCTGTCCACATTTCTGAGGAAGACCAAG AAAGTGACATGAATACGAAATTGTCAAAGAAACTATCAGCACTTGGTATAGCAAAGCTACCTGGATTCTTTGAGTGGCTCTCTATACATCCCATCATGGCGGAGGTGGATGGAGAGGAAACCAGGGAAGACAGTTCTGGTTCCCACAAAATGATTGTATTTGCTTATCATCATAAGGTGCTTGATGGAGTGCAG GCATTTCTATGTGAGAAAGGAATACAGTTTGTCCGCATTGACTGTACCATAACGGGTATTGATAGGCAATCAGCCATCCAAATTTTCCAATCATCAAAAGAG gttaaaattgcattaattggCATTCGTGCTGGAGGCGCTGGGCTTAATCTAACATCAGCGGACAATGTTGTGTTCCTGGAGTTACCTATGAGACCGGGTGATATTCAACAG GCTGAAGATCGAGCTCATAGGCATGGGCAAAAGAGACcagtgaatatatatatattctgcgCAAAG GATACTTCAGATGAGTTACAGTGGCAGCAGCTGAATAGGAGTTTACTTCGTGTTTCTTCTACTGTAAATGGGAAGCATGATGCTATACAGGAAATAAAG GTTGAAGGTGTATCTTATCTAGAAACCACCAggactgcaagtgagaagAGCAAGAAAGTAATCACAATCCAGAATTCTTGCATAAATCATGGTTCGCGGCTTCTAAGGGTGTCTTCTGAGACACATGTTGAAGCCAATAAGGGTGGGCAAagaaatgaaagtaaaacaactGTAAATGGAGATGGAAGCGCCAATAATGTTGAATATGGAGTTAAGAGCTCTATCCTGTCCACTCTCCGGTTTGAG GTGAGCCAACATACTGGAAGGATCCACCTGTATTCCTGCACCCCTGGAACAGATTCAAGACCAAGACCACTTTTTGAGAATCTCCGGCAAGAGGATGTTGAGTGTCGTGCACTTGCAGAGGGAACTGATAAAACGTGTACTAAATCTATTGCAGATAATCCACTATATAGGGAAGCTCTTATGGCATTCATCAATGAGTGGAAGAAGTTGAGGCCTATTGAGAAGAGGAAATTGACCAACAAACCGTTGCAACTTCCACTATCTTGTGAACTGTGCTATTTGAACGAAAGTCTTAACCATGATGATGGG GGACTACTGAGAGGTGGTGGAAGTCGAAGGCGTAAAACACCTACAGCTGAAATAAGCCATCCATTACCATCCAATGCTGCATGGAGGAAAGTCACTCTCTATGGTGGTCATGGTCGGAAAGAGAAACTTTACCTTCAAGGATGGTCTGACATGGATGACCCATTATGCAAGCTATGCCAGACTCCTTGCAA GGGAAACAACGCTAAGGTGCCGCAATTCTTTGAGGATCTTTTCTGTAGTTTGGATTGCTTTGAAGAATATCGCTCACGGACTAGCAATAGATATCTTCGTGAG GGGCTTTTCCAAGTTGAACGTGGCCTTTGCACTAATTGCCAATTAGACTGCCATCAACTTGTAAATCGTTTGAGACCTCTATCAGTTGAGATGCGGCGAGCATATATTATGAAAGTGGCTCCAAATATTGCGAAACGAGATAAACT
- the LOC105168861 gene encoding cytosolic Fe-S cluster assembly factor NBP35: protein MENGGYEVPENANEHCPGPQSESAGKSDACEGCPNQQICATAPKGPDPDLAAITERMATVKHKILVLSGKGGVGKSTFSAQLSFALAAMDFQVGLLDIDICGPSIPKMLGLEGQEIHQSNLGWSPVYVESNLGVMSIGFMLPHPDEAVIWRGPRKNGIIKQFLKDVYWGEIDFLVVDAPPGTSDEHISIVQFLQATGIDGAIIVTTPQQVSLIDVRKEVSFCKKVGLQVLGVVENMSGFCQPLSGFRFMSVTETGEQKDMTDWVITSMQEKCPEMLNLIAFSEVFDSSAGGGVKMCMDMGVPFLGKVPLDPQLCKAAEEGRSCFDDSKCLISAPALKTIIEKLLSQLEVSRIEEGA, encoded by the exons ATGGAAAATGGAGGCTATGAAGTACCTGAAAATGCCAATGAAC ATTGCCCAGGACCTCAGTCTGAATCAGCTGGAAAATCTGATGCTTGTGAAGGATGTCCTAATCAGCAGATTTGTGCTACTGCTCCCAAAGGACCCGATCCAG ACTTGGCTGCTATTACTGAACGCATGGCAACAGTCaaacacaaaatattagtCTTGTCTGGCAAAGGTGGTGTTGGCAAGAGTACATTCTCGGCTCAACTATCTTTTGCCTTGGCAGCTATGGATTTCCAGGTGGGCCTCCTTGATATTGATATCTGTGGTCCAAGCATCCCGAAGATGCTAGGTCTTGAAGGACAAGAGATTCATCAGAGTAATCTTGGATGGTCTCCTGTTTATGTTGAGTCCAACCTCGGTGTCATGTCTATTGGATTCATGCTTCCCCACCCTGATGAAGCCGTCATATGGAGAGGACCTCGAAAGAATGGAATTATCAAACAATTTCTGAAAGATGTTTACTGGGGGGAGATTGATTTCCTTGTAGTCGATGCACCACCTGGGACCTCAGATGAGCATATTTCAATTGTCCAATTCCTCCAAGCAACTGGAATAGATGGTGCTATCATAGTTACCACCCCACAGCAGGTATCTCTTATCGATGTGAGGAAAGAAGTGAGTTTCTGTAAAAAGGTAGGATTGCAAGTCCTTGGAGTAGTCGAAAACATGAGTGGTTTTTGCCAACCCTTGTCAGGATTCAGATTCATGAGTGTCACAGAAACTGGTGAACAAAAAGACATGACGGACTGGGTTATTACATCCATGCAAGAGAAATGTCCAGAAATGCTAAATTTAATTGCTTTCAGCGAAGTGTTTGATAGTAGTGCTGGTGGTGGTGTTAAAATGTGCATGGATATGGGCGTCCCCTTTCTTGGAAAGGTTCCCCTGGACCCTCAGCTGTGTAAAGCTGCTGAGGAAGGAAGATCTTGCTTTGATGACAGTAAATGCCTGATAAGTGCTCCTGCCTTAAAGACCATCATAGAGAAACTGTTATCACAATTGGAAGTATCTAGAATCGAGGAAGGTGCATAG
- the LOC105169392 gene encoding uncharacterized protein LOC105169392, with protein MMSECIVPNWNLRHQRQEEQVEGEERNRSPHVQFHQNLSYVVPMSKYEVTELTWENGQLALHGLGGILPPPPPPQTSKQTWDHKPGVGDTLESIVHQATHQLPPNGRDHHGKYPTSTLAVNSTSHMHTEHNQDGKWSENSTHMHLQHENPDQGGGKWRESLSHMQVEGNGEMKPSPTTLSGGKWRENSNSAQQMEVKANPAAASSGGKWREMDDEQGKGVVKLSSKWGETHSKRVRSAAEQGCGRKSFQAEESGCASASAAFCRDTDTTNLSEKINLDTFKITNSIFRTELNID; from the exons ATGATGAGTGAGTGCATAGTGCCCAACTGGAATCTGAGGCACCAAAGACAAGAAGAGCAAGTAGAAGGAGAAGAGAGGAACAGATCCCCTCACGTGCAATTTCACCAAAATCTCTCTTATGTTGTCCCCAT GTCTAAGTATGAAGTGACGGAGCTGACATGGGAAAATGGGCAGCTAGCGTTGCATGGACTTGGGGGaattcttcctcctcctcctcctcctcaaaCGTCCAAGCAAACATGGGATCATAAACCCGGAGTTGGAGACACTCTTGAATCCATAGTCCATCAAGCTACTCATCAGCTCCCCCCAAATGGTAGAGATCATCACGGAAAATATCCCACCTCGACGTTGGCCGTGAACTCCACCTCCCACATGCACACGGAACACAATCAGGACGGAAAATGGAGTGAAAACTCCACTCACATGCACTTGCAGCATGAGAATCCAGATCAGGGAGGTGGGAAATGGAGGGAAAGCCTTTCCCACATGCAGGTGGAAGGGAATGGGGAGATGAAACCGAGCCCCACCACACTCTCCGGCGGAAAATGGAGGGAGAACTCCAACTCGGCCCAGCAGATGGAAGTAAAAGCAAATCCAGCTGCCGCGTCTTCCGGTGGGAAATGGAGGGAAATGGATGATGAGCAGGGAAAAGGGGTGGTGAAATTGAGCTCCAAATGGGGGGAAACGCATTCGAAAAGGGTGAGATCAGCGGCGGAGCAGGGGTGCGGGAGGAAAAGCTTTCAGGCGGAGGAGAGCGGCTGCGCGAGCGCGAGCGCAGCCTTCTGCAGAGACACAGACACCACCA ATCTTTCGGAAAAAATAAACCTTGATACTTTCAAGATTACAAACAGCATTTTTAGAACTGAATTGAACATAGATTGA
- the LOC105168862 gene encoding transcription factor UNE10-like gives MISWQDGQRMTNGQSFRSQSSTRRSRAAAIHNQSERRRRDRINEKMKTLQKLVPNASKTDKASMLDEVIEYLKQLQAQVQMMSSARNMPQMIVPLGMQQQLQMALLARMGIGMGMGMGMGMSGMGMGMLDVNNLAQNLPRSVPPFIHAAAASPLGGTTTASFVSPPFAMPPMVPSPPPATAPLKANVDAAHVNASVPNFNDAYNTFLTQQSMNMDLFNKMAAALYRSQQPNQPLTSSHSHPNDAAAD, from the exons atgatatcttGGCAGGATGGACAACGCATGACAAATGGGCAGAGCTTCCGCTCCCAATCGTCCACACGACGCAGTCGGGCTGCAGCTATACATAACCAATCAGAACGG AGACGTAGGGACAGGATCAATGAGAAGATGAAGACTCTTCAGAAGTTGGTCCCTAACGCGAGTAAG ACTGACAAAGCGTCGATGTTGGATGAGGTGATTGAGTACCTAAAGCAACTGCAAGCACAAGTTCAGATGATGAGCAGTGCAAGAAACATGCCCCAAATGATTGTGCCTTTGGGAATGCAGCAACAACTTCAAATGGCTCTATTGGCGCGCATGGGAATAGGAATGGGAATGGGCATGGGAATGGGGATGTCCGGAATGGGGATGGGAATGCTTGATGTCAACAATTTGGCCCAGAACCTGCCCCGTTCCGTTCCTCCCTTCATCCATGCGGCCGCCGCCAGCCCTCTTGGCGGCACCACCACGGCATCCTTCGTGTCGCCGCCCTTTGCCATGCCTCCGATGGTTCCTTCTCCTCCTCCAGCGACGGCTCCGTTGAAAGCCAATGTTGATGCTGCCCACGTCAATGCATCCGTGCCTAATTTTAACGATGCCTACAACACATTTCTCACACAA CAATCCATGAACATGGATTTGTTCAACAAAATGGCAGCTGCCCTCTACAGATCACAACAGCCCAACCAACCACTCACCTCCTCACACTCACACCCAAACGATGCTGCAGCAGATTGA
- the LOC105168863 gene encoding DNAJ protein JJJ1 homolog — protein sequence MASSEKRCLYEVLGLNRDCTADEIRSAYKRLALQRHPDKLVQSGVPEAEATAAFQELVNAYEVLSDQRERAWYDSHRNQILFSSSTATGSSSFVPDLFPFFSNSVYSGYSDSGRGFYKVYGDLFEKIYANEVNFTKKLGLPLPREAPVMGNLESPYAQVTAFYNYWLGFITVMDFFWADQYDAMAGPNRKSRRVMEEENKKLRKKARREYNETVRGLAEFVKKRDKRVIDMQVKRNEEMERKKEEEKRRKKELERQKAEKARNYEEQEWAKVEEVEEDEAENMLEEKKQEFYCVVCSKKFKSDKQWKNHEQSKKHKEKVAELREAFREEDEEYEATEGSEREAEEEKEVEGDVVGDLSATNRVNDLPEQFEDAVVIEGDDSDDGKTASSEVDEFSGTDNHSRWKGIAAELGSDDDEASMIEAMLSRSKGTSKNQPKASSNKTQVEMDGDELEFMEYNNTKGSRRNRGSRRQRGRRQEEEGETMKADVPERNGEAGEQDERDDDAEESSSHPLPEPEARRRVDDATERSHKRPQQAVNKKNTAKKENASRLKAASKGRKQKVATNGSDTNVCEKCGEQFDSRNKLHKHLGDTGHASLRSR from the exons ATGGCATCCTCGGAGAAGAGATGCCTGTACGAGGTCCTCGGCCTGAACCGCGACTGCACCGCCGATGAAATCCGGTCGGCTTACAAGCGGCTGGCGCTCCAGCGTCACCCGGATAAGCTCGTCCAAAGCGGAGTCCCCGAAGCCGAAGCTACAGCCGCTTTTCAGGAGCTCGTGAACGCCTATGAGGTCCTGTCCGACCAGCGGGAGCGGGCCTGGTACGACTCGCACCGGAACCAAATCCTCTTCTCCAGTTCCACTGCTACCGGTTCGTCCAGTTTCGTGCCCgatttgtttccttttttctcaaattcgGTTTATTCCGGCTACTCGGACTCGGGGAGGGGTTTTTACAAGGTTTATGGAGACCTATTCGAGAAGATTTACGCGAATGAGGTGAATTTTACGAAGAAATTAGGGTTGCCCTTGCCGAGGGAAGCTCCGGTAATGGGCAATTTGGAGAGCCCTTATGCTCAG gTTACAGCATTTTATAACTACTGGTTGGGATTTATCACAGTAATGGACTTCTTTTGGGCGGATCAGTATGATGCTATGGCAGGTCCAAACAGGAAGTCACGGAGGGTAATGGAGGAGGAGAACAAGAAGTTGAGGAAAAAGGCAAGAAGAGAGTATAATGAGACTGTGAGAGGGCTGGCAGAGTTTGTGAAGAAGAGGGATAAGAGAGTAATTGATATGCAGGTAAAGCGGAATGAGGAGATGGAgaggaagaaagaggaagagaaacggagaaagaaagagttgGAGAGACAGAAAGCAGAAAAGGCAAGGAATTATGAGGAGCAGGAGTGGGCAAAGGTGGAGGAGGTGGAGGAAGATGAGGCTGAGAATATGCTGGAGGAAAAGAAACAGGAGTTCTATTGTGTGGTCTGTAGCAAGAAGTTCAAGAGTGATAAGCAATGGAAGAACCATGAGCAGTCTAAGAAGCACAAAGAGAAGGTGGCAGAGCTGAGGGAAGCATTTAgagaggaagatgaagaataTGAAGCAACAGAAGGGAGTGAAAGGGAAGCAGAGGAAGAAAAGGAGGTTGAAGGAGATGTTGTTGGTGATTTGTCAGCAACTAACAGGGTAAATGATTTACCGGAGCAATTTGAAGATGCTGTTGTAATTGAAGGAGATGATAGTGATGATGGAAAGACTGCATCTAGTGAAGTGGACGAGTTTTCTGGTACTGATAATCATAGTAGATGGAAGGGAATAGCTGCAGAGCTGGGATCAGATGATGATGAGGCCAGTATGATTGAAGCTATGTTGTCTCGGAGTAAGGGGACGAGCAAGAATCAGCCCAAGGcttcatcaaataaaactCAAGTGGAGATGGATGGTGATGAATTGGAGTTcatggaatataataacacaAAAGGTTCACGAAGGAACAGGGGAAGCAGGAGGCAGAGAGGTAGaagacaagaagaagaaggagaaaCAATGAAAGCGGATGTGCCAGAGAGAAATGGTGAGGCTGGTGAGCAGGATGAACGAGATGATGATGCCGAGGAATCAAGTTCCCATCCTTTACCAGAACCTGAGGCTAGGAGGAGAGTAGATGATGCAACAGAAAGGAGTCATAAGCGTCCGCAGCAAGCcgtaaacaagaaaaatacagcaaagaaggaaaatgCTTCCAGGTTGAAGGCTGCATCCAAAGGAAGGAAACAAAAG GTGGCAACAAATGGTTCTGATACTAATGTATGTGAGAAGTGTGGAGAACAATTCGACTCCAG GAATAAACTGCATAAACATTTGGGAGACACCGGTCATGCTTCACTCAGATCTCGATGA